From Bacillus sp. FSL K6-3431, the proteins below share one genomic window:
- a CDS encoding glycosyltransferase family protein, producing MNNKKVSFISCVNNYEEYNIALHYIQSLMIPEGYEIETIAIENADSLTSGYNNAMKKSDAKYKVYLHQDNYILNNKFLYHVISLFEKYPTLGMLGVLGAKRIPGINGWPSSVAYGTLYHSMRGKGNVDLLRYKNVRNEIEKVLAVDGIIMATQYDLEWREDLFKGWHFYDISQSLEFIKAGYDIGVPRQRTPWCFHDCGVLKVDGYEENRNILLQQYKEYI from the coding sequence ATGAATAATAAAAAAGTAAGTTTCATTTCTTGTGTCAATAACTACGAAGAGTACAACATAGCATTACATTATATTCAATCCCTTATGATTCCAGAGGGGTATGAAATCGAAACTATTGCAATCGAAAATGCAGATAGTCTCACATCTGGATACAATAATGCAATGAAGAAAAGTGATGCAAAATACAAAGTTTATTTACATCAAGATAATTATATTTTAAATAATAAATTCTTGTATCATGTCATTTCATTATTTGAAAAGTACCCTACATTGGGCATGCTTGGTGTATTAGGTGCTAAAAGGATACCAGGTATTAATGGTTGGCCTAGTTCAGTTGCCTATGGAACTTTGTATCACTCGATGAGAGGTAAAGGCAATGTAGACTTGTTACGATATAAAAATGTAAGAAATGAAATCGAGAAGGTTTTGGCTGTTGATGGAATAATCATGGCTACTCAATATGATTTAGAATGGAGAGAGGATTTATTTAAAGGCTGGCACTTTTATGATATATCTCAAAGTTTGGAATTTATCAAAGCTGGATATGATATAGGTGTCCCTAGGCAAAGAACACCTTGGTGTTTTCATGATTGTGGAGTGCTGAAAGTGGATGGGTATGAAGAAAATAGGAATATCTTACTTCAACAGTATAAGGAGTATATCTAA
- a CDS encoding glycosyltransferase family protein has translation MNNKKVSFISCVNNFEEYNLALHYIHSLIIPDGYEIETVAIENADSLTSGYNQAMKRSDAKYKVYIHQDNYILHKNFIIDMIILFKKYPALGMLGVLGGKELQNGLWWHNEKGVYGSVYHTLGGKGNVGALSYRVARRDYEKVQAIDGLVMVTQYDLVWREDLFKGWHFYDVSQSLEFQNAGYEVGVIQQRTPWCFHDCGIINWTDYEENRNILVQNY, from the coding sequence ATGAATAACAAAAAAGTAAGCTTTATATCCTGTGTCAATAATTTTGAAGAGTATAATCTGGCGTTACATTATATTCATTCCCTTATCATTCCAGATGGCTATGAAATTGAAACTGTAGCAATCGAAAATGCAGATAGCCTCACATCTGGATATAATCAGGCTATGAAGAGAAGTGATGCAAAATACAAGGTGTATATACATCAGGATAATTATATTTTACACAAAAATTTTATCATCGATATGATTATCTTGTTTAAGAAATACCCAGCATTAGGTATGCTCGGAGTATTGGGTGGAAAAGAATTACAAAATGGACTGTGGTGGCATAATGAGAAAGGTGTATATGGCTCTGTATACCATACTCTTGGGGGAAAAGGGAATGTAGGGGCACTATCCTATCGTGTTGCAAGGAGGGATTATGAGAAAGTGCAGGCTATCGATGGATTAGTGATGGTCACCCAGTATGATCTTGTTTGGAGAGAAGATTTGTTTAAAGGCTGGCATTTCTATGATGTTTCTCAAAGCTTGGAATTCCAGAATGCTGGATATGAGGTGGGGGTTATACAACAAAGAACTCCTTGGTGTTTCCATGATTGTGGAATTATTAACTGGACAGATTATGAAGAAAACAGGAACATTCTTGTTCAGAATTACTAG
- a CDS encoding CmcI family methyltransferase translates to MGNFIEAFHKHYYDSLVWANDTTWLGVPIYKCPLDLFLYQEIIYQIKPDLIIECGTYDGGSALFFSSMLDLNQKGKILSIDISPQPNLPSHPRLTYLQASSTSPEAMEKVQSMINPEDVVLVVLDSDHSKNHVLNELRLYSNIVTTGSYLIVEDTNINGHPVYRNFGPGPMEALTEFLKENHDFVIDQSKHKFFLTFHPYGFLMKIK, encoded by the coding sequence ATGGGGAATTTTATTGAAGCGTTTCATAAACACTACTATGATAGTCTGGTATGGGCCAATGATACAACATGGCTTGGAGTTCCTATTTATAAATGTCCGCTCGATCTATTTTTATATCAAGAAATAATTTATCAAATTAAGCCCGATCTTATTATTGAATGTGGAACATATGATGGGGGAAGTGCATTGTTTTTTTCATCCATGTTGGATTTAAATCAAAAAGGGAAAATTCTCTCTATTGATATATCTCCTCAGCCTAATCTCCCCTCTCATCCCAGATTAACTTATTTACAAGCATCGTCAACTTCTCCTGAAGCAATGGAGAAAGTTCAAAGTATGATAAATCCTGAAGATGTGGTGCTGGTAGTTTTGGATTCTGATCATAGTAAGAACCATGTACTTAATGAATTAAGATTATATAGCAACATAGTTACCACAGGTAGTTATTTAATTGTGGAAGATACGAATATAAATGGACACCCTGTATATCGCAATTTTGGTCCTGGGCCAATGGAAGCACTAACTGAATTTTTGAAGGAGAACCATGATTTTGTCATAGATCAAAGTAAGCATAAATTCTTTTTAACTTTTCATCCTTATGGATTTTTAATGAAGATAAAGTAA
- a CDS encoding TylF/MycF family methyltransferase: protein MDSEQGRKMYIELLKKAILFEIWQEYEQDLLSALINRNQVTTVDRKKHKMGEIWPKIAHSMIGRMRMDNIQMCIETVLKDNIEGDFIETGVWRGGACIFMRGLLKVHEIDDRKVWLADSFQGLPAPNEAMYPKDKGVRLHTLDYLSVSLEDVQNNFRKYDLLDENVQFLKGWFKDTLPNAPIEKLAILRLDGDLYESTMDSLTNLYDKVSQGGFIIIDDYILPTCAAAITDFRRERKIQDPLVRIDNHSVYWRKHLS, encoded by the coding sequence ATGGATTCAGAACAAGGAAGAAAGATGTATATTGAACTACTAAAAAAGGCAATCTTATTCGAAATTTGGCAAGAGTATGAACAAGACCTTTTATCGGCTTTAATTAATCGAAATCAAGTAACGACTGTGGATCGTAAGAAACATAAAATGGGTGAAATTTGGCCCAAAATTGCTCATAGTATGATTGGGCGTATGCGAATGGATAATATACAAATGTGTATCGAGACTGTATTAAAAGACAATATAGAAGGAGATTTTATTGAAACAGGTGTGTGGCGCGGAGGTGCATGTATCTTTATGCGTGGCTTACTAAAGGTTCATGAAATTGACGATCGCAAGGTATGGTTAGCAGATTCGTTTCAGGGATTACCTGCTCCAAATGAAGCGATGTATCCTAAGGATAAAGGAGTTAGGTTGCATACACTTGATTACCTATCTGTATCCTTAGAAGATGTGCAGAATAATTTTCGGAAATATGACTTACTTGATGAAAACGTTCAGTTTCTAAAAGGCTGGTTTAAAGATACTTTGCCTAATGCTCCAATTGAAAAATTAGCGATTTTGCGCCTTGATGGTGATCTTTATGAATCTACAATGGATAGTCTAACAAATTTGTATGACAAGGTATCGCAAGGTGGTTTCATCATTATTGATGATTATATATTACCTACGTGCGCAGCAGCAATTACAGATTTTCGTAGAGAACGTAAAATACAGGACCCTCTTGTTAGGATTGATAATCACTCAGTTTATTGGAGAAAGCATTTAAGCTAA
- a CDS encoding exosporium glycoprotein BclB-related protein produces the protein MSANFIDPCSNICGITPITPVQSPLGLRGPRGIQGPPGISGGGAIIPYASGTPAVLTTVLGGLLGTTSLVGFGSSATGVSLVGGTIDLTGAGGTLLNMAFSVPRPGVITSISAYFSNTLPVDLLLSTVTITAQLYRALPAPLSNTFAPIPGAAVALAPPLTGLVALGTVSQGTTSGLAIPVAPGERLLMVFSAQETSGIPIAAAIVGYASAGVAIN, from the coding sequence ATGTCAGCAAATTTTATTGATCCTTGCTCAAATATTTGTGGGATTACCCCCATTACACCAGTACAAAGTCCACTAGGATTACGAGGCCCTCGAGGTATTCAAGGACCTCCTGGAATCTCGGGCGGTGGTGCTATAATACCATATGCTTCTGGAACCCCTGCTGTTCTAACTACAGTTTTAGGCGGTTTACTTGGCACTACGAGTCTGGTAGGGTTTGGAAGTTCTGCAACTGGTGTTAGTCTTGTTGGAGGAACAATTGATCTTACAGGTGCTGGTGGAACATTGCTTAATATGGCATTTTCTGTACCGCGCCCTGGTGTTATCACTTCAATATCTGCGTACTTCAGTAATACTTTGCCAGTAGACCTTCTACTTTCAACAGTAACGATCACAGCACAATTATATAGAGCATTACCTGCTCCACTAAGTAATACCTTTGCTCCGATTCCCGGTGCTGCTGTAGCATTAGCTCCACCTCTCACAGGTTTAGTTGCATTAGGAACTGTTAGCCAAGGGACTACTTCTGGATTGGCAATACCAGTAGCTCCTGGTGAACGTCTATTAATGGTTTTTTCCGCACAAGAAACTAGTGGTATTCCTATTGCTGCTGCTATTGTGGGTTATGCAAGTGCAGGCGTTGCAATAAATTAA